A window of Bacillus toyonensis BCT-7112 genomic DNA:
GTTTTTGATACGGTAAAGTGCGTTACATTCGTAACGAATTAAGGTGGCACCACGGGAGTACCCGTCCTTTCTATAGGATGAGTACTCCCTTTTTGTGTACAAAAAATTAAATATGTTAAATCGTTTAAGTAAGAAGAGTACGTATATTGGAGACGTTTTAGAGAGTCGGGGACTGGTGGGAGCCCGGTACGGTGCCATATACGGAATGGGCTTACGAGAGGTATGCTGAACAATTTTATTCAGTAGGCAACCCGGGTTCCGCCGTTACAAGGATAAGGTATATATTTTGTACCTGAATAAAGCGGGATGCTTTTGCGTCCAACATGAGGTGGTACCACGGTAAATTTATCGTCCTCTACATATTTCGATATGTAGGGGACTTTTTTATTTTTCAGAGTGAGGTGAAAGGCATGATGACAAAAGAGGAATTTATGAAGCAAAAAGAACAAGGAAAAACATTTTTAGTAATCGCTGAAGAAGAAGGAGATAGCATTACGCCAATTTCTTTATATAGACGTATGACAGGGAAGAAGAAGTTTTTATTAGAGAGCTCACAGCTTCATCAAGATAAAGGGCGCTATTCTTACTTAGGTTGTAATCCGTATGGAGAAGTGAAAAGCATTGGTATGGAAGTCGAACGAACGACACATGGGCAAACAGAAAAGTTGCAAGGTAACGTACTGCAAGTGTTAGAAGGGGTAATTGCATCATCGCAAGTAGAGAGCCCATTCCCATTTTGCGGAGGAGCAGTTGGTTATATAGGGTATGACGTCATTCGGCAGTATGAAAACATTGGAGCAGATTTACACGATCCATTAAATATTCCAGAAGTACACCTTTTACTATATCGTGAGTTTATCGTTTACGATCATTTACGCCAAAAGTTGTCGTTTGTATATGTATGCGGGCAAGATGATTCAGCAGATTATGAAGAAGTATACGAAAGGTTGCAAGTATACAAAGAAGAAGTGCTAAAAGGAGAAGAAGCGGAAGTAAAGGAAATACAATCAACATTAGCATTCACTTCTTCTATAACGGAAAAAGAGTTTTGCATGATGGTAGAAACGGCGAAAGAGCATATACGAGCAGGGGACATATTCCAAGTCGTACTATCTCAGCGTTTGCAAAGCGAGTGTAAAGGTGATCCTTTCGCTTTATACCGCAAGCTTCGCATTGCGAATCCATCACCATATATGTTTTATATCGATTTTCAAGATTATGTTGTACTCGGTTCTTCACCAGAAAGCTTGTTATCAGTTAGAGACGATAAAGTGATGACAAATCCAATTGCGGGTACGAGACCGAGAGGGAAAACAAAGCAGGAAGATGCGGAAATTGAAAAAGAACTGTTAGAAAACGAGAAAGAACGAGCAGAGCATATGATGCTTGTGGATCTTGGACGAAACGATATTGGCAGAGTGAGTGAAATTGGATCTGTGACGATAGATAAATATATGAAAGTAGAAAAATATTCTCACGTCATGCACATTGTATCTGAAGTTTACGGAACATTGCGAAAACGAATGAGCGGATTTGACGCATTAGCGTATTGTTTACCAGCGGGGACGGTTTCGGGAGCTCCGAAAATTAGAGCGATGGAAATTATCAATACGTTAGAGCATGAAAAAAGAAATGTATATGCCGGAGCTGTTGGATATATTTCATTCTCAGGAAATCTTGATATGGCGCTCGCCATTCGAACGATGGTTGTAAAAGATGAAAAAGCATATGTTCAGGCAGGAGCAGGTATCGTCTACGATTCAGATCCGGTAGCTGAATATGAAGAAACGTTAAATAAAGCGAGGGCGCTTTTGGAGGTAATGAAATGATTGTACTCATCGATAATTACGATTCGTTCACATATAACTTGTACCAACTGTTAGGCGAATACGAAGAAGAAATTGTAGTCGTAAGAAATGATCAAATAACGATAGAACAGTTAGAAGAGATGAATCCAAAAGGAATTGTGCTTTCACCAGGACCAGGAAAACCAGAAGATGCTGGTATTTGTATCGAAGTTATTCGTCATTTCTATA
This region includes:
- the trpE gene encoding anthranilate synthase component I → MMTKEEFMKQKEQGKTFLVIAEEEGDSITPISLYRRMTGKKKFLLESSQLHQDKGRYSYLGCNPYGEVKSIGMEVERTTHGQTEKLQGNVLQVLEGVIASSQVESPFPFCGGAVGYIGYDVIRQYENIGADLHDPLNIPEVHLLLYREFIVYDHLRQKLSFVYVCGQDDSADYEEVYERLQVYKEEVLKGEEAEVKEIQSTLAFTSSITEKEFCMMVETAKEHIRAGDIFQVVLSQRLQSECKGDPFALYRKLRIANPSPYMFYIDFQDYVVLGSSPESLLSVRDDKVMTNPIAGTRPRGKTKQEDAEIEKELLENEKERAEHMMLVDLGRNDIGRVSEIGSVTIDKYMKVEKYSHVMHIVSEVYGTLRKRMSGFDALAYCLPAGTVSGAPKIRAMEIINTLEHEKRNVYAGAVGYISFSGNLDMALAIRTMVVKDEKAYVQAGAGIVYDSDPVAEYEETLNKARALLEVMK